A single region of the Salvia miltiorrhiza cultivar Shanhuang (shh) chromosome 8, IMPLAD_Smil_shh, whole genome shotgun sequence genome encodes:
- the LOC130996937 gene encoding probable transcription factor At3g04930 has product MASADEPASAAAPLIFNEDEDLLDDDDDDESFDHYDDDSASSAPVAVDRPPPPVSAAQVTIAVPGLPDPHHQQQIQPEIAKKPPPPPDESRKLFQRLWTDEDEIELLQGFLDYTTQRCGPHSSSQHHHDTTAFYDQIRSKFQLDFNKNQLVEKLRRLKKKYRNVISKFGTGKEYTFKSPHEQATFEISSKIWGNAAVNGAAAYRAPPVPIDEDEDGINNPNFNNFVDCQSPNPNGIDINAKTPRSRKRNRAGAVKLEEKQHNVAPVNISNAQPVSAVSPMAAPVMGMGITGSLSGVIEETVKSCLSPIFKELLSNSMSPNLNSNGSCCGNGFGLGRSPIPFCFGTAMGADKASNERWRKQQILELEVFSKRLELVQDQIREQLQELRSMGN; this is encoded by the coding sequence ATGGCCTCCGCCGACGAgcccgcctccgccgccgcccctcTCATCTTCAACGAGGACGAGGACCTCctcgacgacgacgacgacgacgagaGCTTCGACCACTACGACGACGATTCCGCCTCCTCCGCCCCCGTCGCCGTCGATCGTCCCCCTCCGCCCGTCTCCGCCGCCCAGGTCACGATCGCCGTCCCCGGCCTCCCCGATCCCCACCACCAGCAGCAAATTCAGCCGGAGATCGCGAagaagccgccgccgccgcccgatGAATCGCGGAAGCTGTTCCAGCGCCTCTGGACCGACGAGGACGAGATTGAGCTGCTGCAGGGGTTCCTCGATTACACCACCCAGCGCTGCGGCCCCCACAGCTCCTCGCAGCACCACCACGACACCACCGCCTTCTACGACCAGATCAGGAGCAAATTCCAGCTCGATTTCAATAAGAACCAACTCGTCGAGAAGCTGCGTCGCCTCAAAAAGAAGTACCGCAACGTCATCAGTAAATTCGGCACTGGGAAGGAGTATACGTTCAAGAGCCCCCACGAGCAGGCCACCTTCGAAATCTCCTCCAAAATTTGGGGCAACGCCGCCGTCAATGGCGCTGCCGCCTACCGCGCACCTCCCGTGCCGATCGATGAGGACGAGGACGGCATCAACAACCCTAATTTCAATAATTTCGTCGATTGCCAGAGCCCCAACCCAAACGGCATTGATATAAACGCCAAAACGCCGCGCTCCAGGAAGAGGAACCGTGCCGGAGCGGTGAAATTGGAGGAGAAGCAACACAACGTCGCCCCCGTTAACATCAGTAATGCTCAGCCCGTATCGGCTGTGAGCCCGATGGCTGCTCCGGTGATGGGCATGGGGATAACAGGATCGTTATCCGGCGTGATCGAAGAGACTGTCAAGAGTTGCCTATCCCCAATATTCAAGGAGCTCCTATCCAATTCGATGAGCCCTAATCTGAACAGCAACGGATCGTGCTGTGGAAATGGGTTCGGATTGGGACGAAGCCCCATACCCTTCTGCTTCGGGACAGCCATGGGCGCAGATAAAGCGTCGAACGAGCGGTGGAGGAAGCAACAAATACTGGAGTTGGAGGTGTTCTCGAAGCGGCTGGAGCTGGTGCAGGATCAGATTAGGGAGCAACTGCAGGAGCTTAGGTCCATGGGGAATTGA
- the LOC130996956 gene encoding uncharacterized protein LOC130996956 isoform X1 — protein sequence MIRSILSSPCRRNLSPSNLRRISTTPHLSFSWMDKVKGVLGQKTESPSSQSAQSFTLLRFAEEMRKARKLGTLKQFVVGRSSEATFGDAFEKQEAIIRYLGGVDPTGEKIETRHKQDAAKQCNCTLTEVENTLAKFTWAKQAQGKLEQLHAEGKPIPTSMAELGKQGSAAEPLFGAQVLGSRWPHNKSSLTSATLTILAYKKELICLIFVLL from the exons ATGATCCGATCAATTCTCTCATCTCCCTGCCGCCGGAATCTCTCTCCGTCTAATCTCCGCCGCATCTCTACCACGCCGCATCTCAGCTTCTCATGGATGGACAAGGTCAAAGGAGTTCTTGGCCAGAAGACCGAATCGCCATCCTCACAATCGGCCCAATCATTTACCCTTCTAC GATTTGCGGAGGAGATGAGGAAGGCAAGGAAATTGGGGACTTTGAAGCAGTTCGTAGTTGGGCGAAGCAGCGAGGCGACTTTTGGTGATGCCTTTGAGAAGCAAGAGGCCATTATTCGATACCTAGGCGGTGTTGATCCTACTGGGGAG AAAATCGAAACCCGTCACAAGCAGGATGCAGCGAAACAATGTAATTGCACGCTGACAGAAGTTGAGAATACCTTAGCTAAGTTTACATGGGCCAAACAAGCGCAGGGAAAGCTTGAACAACTTCATGCAGAAGGCAAACCTATACCAACGAGCATGGCCGAG CTTGGAAAACAGGGGTCTGCTGCAGAGCCCCTGTTTGGCGCCCAGGTGCTGGGCTCTAGGTGGCCACATAACAAGAGCTCGTTGACTTCTGCGACACTGACTATACTTGCATATAAGAAGGAGCTTATCTGTTTGATTTTTGTTCTTCTATGA
- the LOC130998609 gene encoding uncharacterized protein LOC130998609: MEGDWKNYWHEHPQNSSPGESNASDQGFSPFTQESNVFRSATNLNARFAAAADPEPDGEEIASMPATTKQRSNYRPSETILICRLYLEHTHDSVVGINQKSKEYWGAICAAYNAQRPQGAIPRDIQQIKSHFQRVAKDCKRWEALYKKCHDNWASDMSDDQIIEQTEKMWIAEFQAKFRYPYVWKVLRESKKFASIGEDVHSDKRSKGSDGQGTTTSSDQSISTRPQGQKAAKRDKGKGKKKVEETSEENARALGYMVEMVKVAEIKQRNNLP; the protein is encoded by the exons ATGGAAGGAGATTGGAAAAATTATTGGCATGAACACCCCCAAAATTCATCTCCCGGTGAATCAAATGCATCCGACCAAGGATTCTCGCCATTCACGCAAGAATCAAATGTCTTTCGATCGGCCACCAATTTGAACGCTCGATTTGCCGCGGCGGCCGACCCCGAGCCCGACGGggaggagattgcttctatgccgGCGACCACCAAACAACGTAGTAACTACCGTCCGTCGGAAACGATACTCATATGTCGTTTGTATCTCGAGCACACCCACGACTCTGTGGTGGGGATCAATCAAAAATCAAAGGAGTATTGGGGCGCCATCTGCGCAGCCTACAATGCTCAAAGGCCCCAAGGAGCTATTCCACGCGACATCCAGCAAATCAAGTCACACTTTCAACGCGTGGCAAAAGACTGCAAGAGGTGGGAGGCCTTGTACAAAAAGTGCCATGATAATTGGGCATCCGACATGAGTGATGATCAAATCATCGAGCAAACAGAAAAAATGTGGATCGCCGAGTTTCAAGCTAAGTTCAGGTATCCGTATGTGTGGAAGGTATTGCGCGAGTCCAAGAAATTCGCAAGCATCGGCGAGGATGTCCACTCGGATAAACGCTCGAAGGGCTCCGACGGTCAGGGCACAACGACTTCTAGCGACCAAAGTATCTCCACACGGCCCCAAGGGCAAAAGGCGGCCAAGAGAGACAAAGGAAAAGGTAAGAAGAAGGTGGAGGAGACGTCGGAGGAAAATGCCCGAGCTCTCGGGTACATGGTGGAGATGGTGAAG GTGGCGGAAATCAAGCAACGTAACAATCTCCCATAG